In Turicibacter sanguinis, a genomic segment contains:
- a CDS encoding Na+/H+ antiporter NhaC family protein, whose translation MVGTIYALIPAILTILLVIITRRVILSLGVGVICAALILSAFSIGDTISTILITFSSLVIEEDGLYGFLNEWNMSIIFFLIALGIITGYIVLSGGATAFTKAIIRRVQTREGVQYTAAILGILIFVDDYFNALVVGNVSKPLAEAQKVSRARLAYIVDSTSAPICVISPISSWATGIMGSMAVILAGAGISYSAFSAFLMTIPYHFYVITTLIMVFVVIRFNLNLGLMKKYEADTLQGSDSSIVGSELSNPHEKDVESSKGTIWDLILPILTLIIVTVGTMAITGIQGAQSVTDPEFNFFFTVLDNIALSKALRYGGMAGLIVSMGLAYRHVLNKEVTLPDFLKAFMIGARSMFGAIGILLLAWAICELVGALDAGGYLASVITSTNINPNFIPVVMFIVASFMAFSTGTSWGSFGILLPIAGSVAAAIDLNLMIPVMAAVLSGAIFGDHASPISDTTLLSATGSGCDLGAHFNSQLPYALLSAGIAALGYMAFGVTGTLMTSYIVMALGFALVIFYARRQNVKKVENLHLMPNE comes from the coding sequence ATGGTTGGAACCATCTATGCCTTAATTCCGGCAATCCTCACAATTCTTTTGGTTATCATCACACGTCGCGTTATCTTATCACTAGGAGTCGGTGTCATCTGTGCTGCTTTAATTTTATCAGCATTTAGCATCGGAGATACCATCTCAACCATACTCATCACTTTTAGTTCTCTAGTCATTGAAGAGGATGGACTTTACGGATTCTTAAATGAGTGGAATATGTCCATCATCTTCTTTTTAATCGCCCTAGGTATTATTACAGGCTATATCGTCTTATCAGGAGGGGCCACTGCTTTTACAAAAGCCATTATTCGTCGCGTTCAAACACGCGAAGGGGTACAATATACCGCTGCTATTTTAGGAATTCTGATTTTTGTTGATGACTACTTCAACGCTTTAGTCGTTGGAAATGTCTCAAAACCATTAGCCGAAGCACAAAAAGTATCGCGAGCTCGTCTCGCTTATATCGTTGATTCAACGTCAGCACCTATTTGTGTCATTTCCCCCATTTCAAGTTGGGCAACTGGAATCATGGGTTCTATGGCTGTCATCTTAGCAGGAGCAGGCATTTCTTACAGTGCCTTCTCAGCCTTCTTAATGACCATTCCTTATCATTTTTATGTCATCACAACCCTCATCATGGTCTTCGTTGTCATTCGCTTTAACTTAAATCTTGGATTAATGAAAAAATACGAAGCCGACACGTTACAAGGAAGCGACAGCTCAATTGTAGGCAGCGAACTATCGAATCCTCATGAAAAAGATGTTGAATCTTCAAAAGGAACGATTTGGGACTTAATTCTTCCTATTCTAACCTTAATTATTGTCACAGTTGGAACGATGGCTATCACCGGAATTCAAGGGGCACAATCAGTCACTGATCCTGAGTTTAACTTCTTCTTCACCGTCCTTGACAACATCGCTCTCTCTAAAGCACTTCGTTATGGAGGAATGGCTGGATTAATCGTTTCAATGGGACTGGCTTATCGTCATGTTTTAAACAAAGAAGTCACACTACCTGATTTTTTAAAAGCTTTTATGATAGGAGCTCGCTCTATGTTTGGAGCGATTGGAATTTTATTATTAGCTTGGGCGATTTGTGAACTAGTTGGAGCCTTAGATGCTGGAGGCTATTTAGCTTCAGTGATTACAAGCACCAATATTAATCCAAACTTTATTCCAGTTGTCATGTTTATAGTCGCAAGTTTTATGGCTTTCTCAACCGGAACATCTTGGGGATCATTCGGAATCTTACTTCCAATTGCGGGAAGTGTTGCCGCAGCCATCGACTTAAATCTGATGATACCGGTTATGGCTGCTGTCTTATCGGGTGCAATTTTTGGAGATCACGCGTCACCGATTTCAGATACAACCCTTCTATCAGCCACTGGGTCAGGTTGTGACCTCGGAGCTCACTTCAACTCCCAACTCCCTTACGCTCTATTATCAGCAGGTATCGCTGCCTTAGGCTATATGGCGTTTGGGGTGACAGGGACTTTAATGACGTCTTACATCGTCATGGCTTTAGGATTTGCTTTGGTAATTTTCTATGCTCGACGTCAAAACGTTAAGAAAGTTGAAAACCTACACTTAATGCCAAATGAATAA
- the pdaA gene encoding delta-lactam-biosynthetic de-N-acetylase, producing the protein MKRKFNFGTIMLTLLLCLGSFFTASAKNIGWGIPKGENHQQPWPGQEYDDIVRNNDAFYIAPADQMDLYLTFDCGYENGNTPLILDVLKKYDVPAIFFVTGHFMEQNPELVQRMVDDGHIIGNHTYHHPDLTKVSKEKFNEELTLIENKYTEITGKEMVRFLRPPEGHFNQQVLDWSKERGYYNLFWSLAYMDWHVDQQRGWQYAYDQILARIHPGAIILMHSISKDNAECLDRLIPKLREEGYEFRSVQYLLTRDMPEPIE; encoded by the coding sequence ATGAAAAGAAAGTTCAACTTTGGAACAATAATGTTAACATTATTACTTTGTTTAGGGTCATTTTTTACGGCTTCAGCAAAGAATATTGGTTGGGGAATTCCTAAAGGTGAAAATCATCAACAACCTTGGCCAGGCCAAGAATATGATGATATCGTTCGAAATAATGATGCATTTTATATTGCACCAGCTGATCAGATGGATTTATATTTAACATTTGATTGTGGTTACGAGAATGGAAATACCCCATTAATCTTGGATGTATTAAAAAAATATGATGTTCCAGCCATTTTCTTTGTTACAGGTCATTTTATGGAACAAAATCCTGAATTAGTACAACGAATGGTGGATGACGGTCATATTATCGGGAACCATACGTATCATCATCCCGATTTAACAAAAGTCAGCAAGGAAAAATTTAACGAAGAATTAACATTAATTGAAAATAAATATACAGAAATTACAGGAAAAGAAATGGTGCGCTTTTTAAGACCACCCGAAGGGCATTTTAATCAACAAGTTCTAGATTGGTCAAAAGAGCGTGGATACTATAATCTATTCTGGTCTTTAGCCTATATGGATTGGCACGTCGATCAACAACGTGGTTGGCAGTATGCCTATGATCAGATTTTGGCTCGCATTCATCCCGGTGCGATTATTTTAATGCACAGTATTTCAAAGGACAACGCAGAATGCCTTGATCGTCTAATTCCAAAACTCCGAGAAGAAGGATATGAGTTTAGATCTGTGCAATATTTATTGACACGTGATATGCCTGAACCTATTGAATAA
- a CDS encoding YihY/virulence factor BrkB family protein yields MEHIFSLEFLKKLSEQLKKREIKGLPEQIAFNLVMAIVPLLVVIVQLGTYLSLNTDLVEYLIMAYAPNELKLLLMNLFSTTSTPSGNIFFLITTGISFMWLISKGFYGIAAAANTTYQVPYMKFAYLERIFSFLIVIFMILSLALVTVFALFGQGLIILIFKILNIHIQSHLLLIFNIIKSLISFLGYFSFFLSLFYLAPSIKMRVGEIIPGALVTSIGWSVSSIGFTFYANHIANYNKFYGSLSVIIMLLFWLFILGYTIMIGLQVNYILKRDYFGGVSYEQKLGIFNRFRYLSKWTKFAPTEISDSK; encoded by the coding sequence ATGGAGCATATCTTTTCTCTCGAATTTCTTAAAAAGCTAAGTGAACAACTCAAAAAACGGGAAATCAAAGGATTACCCGAGCAAATTGCTTTTAACCTCGTGATGGCCATTGTTCCTCTTCTTGTTGTAATTGTTCAACTTGGAACCTATTTATCTTTGAATACAGATTTAGTCGAGTATTTAATCATGGCTTATGCACCCAATGAGTTAAAACTACTTTTAATGAATCTTTTTTCAACAACGTCGACCCCTTCTGGAAATATCTTTTTTCTTATTACAACGGGTATTTCGTTTATGTGGTTAATCTCTAAAGGATTCTACGGAATTGCCGCCGCTGCCAATACCACTTATCAAGTTCCTTATATGAAATTTGCCTATTTAGAACGTATTTTTTCTTTCCTTATTGTTATTTTCATGATTTTATCACTTGCCTTAGTCACAGTATTCGCTTTATTTGGTCAAGGCCTTATCATTTTAATTTTTAAAATTTTAAATATCCATATCCAATCTCATTTACTGCTGATTTTTAATATCATTAAATCACTGATTAGCTTCTTAGGTTATTTTAGCTTCTTTTTATCGCTATTCTATTTAGCACCAAGTATCAAAATGAGAGTGGGTGAAATCATTCCGGGAGCTCTTGTCACCTCAATTGGATGGAGTGTGTCATCAATTGGATTCACCTTCTATGCCAACCATATTGCAAACTATAATAAATTTTATGGGAGCCTATCCGTGATCATCATGCTACTGTTTTGGCTCTTTATTCTCGGATATACCATTATGATTGGCCTCCAAGTGAATTACATTCTTAAACGTGATTACTTCGGTGGCGTTTCCTACGAACAAAAACTTGGAATTTTCAATCGTTTTCGCTATCTATCAAAATGGACAAAATTTGCTCCTACAGAAATATCAGATTCAAAATAA
- a CDS encoding GerAB/ArcD/ProY family transporter, with the protein MKTSRISLNQMFTLLILYLTASATLSNVGRLSGPNIWIVMLIAAVLGSILFVIYHRISYLHGYQSLTLILQDVFGKVLGSLVVLVYSGYFLYMGYRIVISTGNMIQFTVMEGASMFLILGLLALVIWYGMMLGFNTIGRASELLFYLVLISFIPLVLGVFTSGIFNFDHFFPILEHGFKEVIPEIYKTTVFPYGELIAFLVIFPLVPKAQSPKILKVGFAALICGTILLLMVDIFNIGILGEDLVYNFVYPFFNSMKMVGVNIFFERLDPLAIIILMTTCFFKICVYFYAGTSLINGVFKKINHKIISFPILVVMCLCGAHFQESQVENLNQILNVNPTYLLPIFELAIPVLVWIISEIKYHKHPIEKSETN; encoded by the coding sequence GTGAAAACATCACGGATTAGTTTAAATCAGATGTTTACCCTATTAATTCTATACTTAACCGCAAGTGCAACCCTAAGTAATGTTGGACGATTATCTGGACCAAATATTTGGATTGTGATGTTAATTGCGGCTGTTTTGGGTAGTATTTTATTTGTTATTTATCATCGAATTAGTTACTTACATGGATATCAGTCCTTAACGCTAATTCTTCAAGATGTATTTGGAAAGGTTTTAGGAAGCCTAGTTGTGCTAGTCTACTCAGGATATTTTCTTTATATGGGATATCGAATTGTGATTAGTACTGGTAATATGATTCAATTTACTGTCATGGAAGGCGCTAGCATGTTTTTAATTCTTGGATTGTTAGCGTTAGTGATTTGGTATGGAATGATGTTAGGATTTAATACGATTGGACGAGCATCTGAATTGTTATTTTATTTGGTATTAATCAGTTTCATTCCACTTGTTTTAGGGGTGTTTACATCAGGTATCTTTAATTTTGATCATTTTTTTCCGATTTTAGAACATGGGTTCAAAGAAGTAATCCCAGAAATTTATAAAACCACTGTTTTTCCTTACGGTGAATTGATTGCCTTTTTAGTCATTTTCCCTTTAGTGCCTAAAGCTCAGAGTCCAAAAATTTTAAAGGTTGGATTTGCAGCCTTAATTTGCGGAACCATTTTGCTTTTAATGGTAGATATTTTTAATATTGGAATATTAGGTGAGGATTTAGTTTATAACTTTGTTTATCCCTTCTTTAACTCGATGAAGATGGTCGGAGTCAATATCTTTTTTGAACGTCTTGATCCTCTTGCCATTATTATTTTAATGACCACTTGTTTCTTTAAGATTTGTGTTTATTTTTATGCCGGTACTAGCTTAATTAATGGAGTCTTTAAAAAAATAAATCATAAAATTATTTCTTTTCCTATTCTTGTAGTAATGTGTCTATGTGGGGCACATTTCCAAGAAAGCCAAGTTGAAAATTTAAATCAGATTTTAAATGTAAATCCAACTTACCTCTTACCAATCTTTGAATTAGCCATTCCTGTTTTAGTTTGGATTATTAGTGAGATTAAATATCATAAGCATCCTATAGAAAAAAGTGAGACAAATTAG
- a CDS encoding Ger(x)C family spore germination protein has translation MKRLFILVMMCFCLTGCAHKIEMSNIGLVAGLGIDKTSTGYLMTAQVVNPTSIAGNHQNTLPIVTIQAEGSTIFESYRRLSNLTSKVLYLPHLSVIVIDENIAKDGINDVLDAALRNVKIRPNISLVVAKETMAATVLSTLAPNETIPINQLNSLTNMCHVCTGRQVSYNLYDAINMVNARGVELVLNSVEIKSNDPSAGENVDNILEVNSPSQFEVNYLAAFKQDKFVGYLNSHEAEFYNVLMDNAERYVVNAVVDDYNITFEARGTKTDIKPNMDENKVSVKCEVSGYIMENQYPIDLSKPENLTTVETYIAQAMKENLIQVITKTQTEFKSDIIGVGSKIYMKDPKKWHELQGYWSDIYPTLTFDVEVEANIISVGDIQNLQQK, from the coding sequence ATGAAACGGTTGTTTATCTTAGTTATGATGTGTTTTTGTTTAACCGGATGCGCCCATAAAATTGAAATGAGCAATATTGGACTTGTGGCAGGGCTTGGAATTGATAAAACATCAACGGGATATTTGATGACAGCTCAAGTTGTTAATCCAACTTCGATTGCCGGTAATCATCAAAATACACTTCCAATCGTAACGATTCAAGCTGAGGGGAGTACGATATTTGAGTCGTATCGTCGATTATCAAATTTGACTTCTAAAGTGCTATATTTGCCTCATCTAAGCGTGATTGTCATTGATGAAAACATTGCCAAAGATGGCATTAATGATGTATTAGATGCTGCTCTTCGCAATGTTAAAATTCGTCCTAATATTTCCTTAGTCGTCGCAAAAGAAACCATGGCTGCAACGGTTTTATCAACGTTAGCTCCAAACGAGACGATTCCGATTAATCAGTTAAATTCTTTAACGAACATGTGTCATGTGTGTACCGGAAGACAAGTCAGTTATAACTTATATGATGCGATTAATATGGTAAATGCTAGAGGAGTAGAGCTTGTTTTAAATAGTGTTGAAATTAAAAGTAATGACCCAAGTGCTGGGGAAAATGTTGATAATATTTTAGAGGTTAATTCCCCTAGTCAATTTGAGGTTAATTATTTAGCGGCTTTTAAGCAAGATAAGTTTGTTGGCTATTTAAATAGTCATGAGGCAGAGTTCTATAATGTTTTGATGGATAATGCCGAACGTTATGTCGTGAATGCCGTTGTTGATGACTATAATATTACGTTTGAAGCACGAGGGACTAAAACGGACATTAAGCCAAATATGGATGAAAATAAGGTATCCGTTAAATGTGAAGTATCAGGTTATATTATGGAAAATCAATATCCAATTGACTTAAGTAAACCTGAGAATCTGACAACGGTTGAAACCTATATCGCACAAGCAATGAAGGAAAATTTAATTCAAGTCATTACGAAAACTCAAACTGAATTTAAGAGTGATATTATTGGAGTAGGATCAAAAATTTATATGAAAGATCCAAAAAAATGGCATGAGTTGCAAGGGTATTGGTCAGACATTTATCCGACATTGACCTTTGATGTTGAAGTAGAAGCTAATATTATATCCGTTGGAGATATTCAAAATCTACAACAAAAATAA
- a CDS encoding spore germination protein, with protein MDIFRVFKGKKNTKAPEHQPKKIPLFKQIDKNTEKIKQDLGNANDLIVREFELKGVSGLKGIVLGIDGLIDSNQAEDFIVRVLMIDLSLVGDSGEKDRPLQTFKTIYQSRISMMSASCGEDYTDLYDKLLTGQIIVILDGVAQFMAFDCKGWQMRSITAPETEIATRGPKDSFVETIRVNTALIRRHIKDPRLRFDTYKVGRSSQTDVFVVYLEGVVNKEFVQIAKQRIEAIDISCITDSSQLMQLIEDHHWTVFPRLIETERPDKVTAAVVHGAIAIMVDNTPFQIIAPSYFPMMFQTADDYYNRPVIATFERLLRYLAFMIVILIPGLYIAISTYHQEMIPTVLLVTIIDQRSANPFPTIVETLIIMTLFEILREASVRKPKAIGDSMTIVGSLIIGQTLVQAGLVSSMVIIIGSLTAISSFILSNIRLNNAVRILSFVFMLLGAAFGLYGITLGFLALILHLCSLTTFNQPFMAPIAPFNLHDQEDQFIRLPLSWMKYRPKIFNSPDRVQHNLENPKREEEV; from the coding sequence ATGGATATCTTTCGCGTTTTTAAAGGAAAGAAAAATACAAAAGCCCCTGAGCATCAGCCAAAAAAGATTCCTTTATTTAAGCAGATAGATAAAAATACAGAAAAAATTAAACAGGATTTAGGAAATGCTAATGATTTAATTGTTCGGGAATTTGAATTAAAAGGCGTATCAGGCTTAAAAGGAATTGTTCTTGGAATTGATGGGTTAATTGATAGTAATCAAGCCGAGGATTTTATTGTTCGTGTTTTAATGATTGATTTATCTCTAGTAGGTGATAGTGGAGAAAAAGATCGACCGTTACAAACCTTTAAAACGATTTATCAATCACGTATCAGTATGATGTCGGCAAGTTGTGGCGAAGATTATACTGATCTATACGATAAATTATTGACAGGACAAATTATTGTCATCTTAGATGGGGTTGCTCAGTTTATGGCTTTTGACTGTAAAGGGTGGCAAATGCGCTCTATTACAGCACCTGAAACAGAGATTGCCACACGCGGACCAAAAGATTCTTTTGTTGAGACTATTCGCGTGAATACAGCGCTTATTCGCCGTCATATTAAGGACCCACGTCTTCGATTTGACACGTATAAAGTCGGAAGAAGTTCTCAAACAGATGTCTTTGTCGTTTATCTTGAAGGGGTAGTAAATAAAGAATTCGTTCAGATTGCAAAGCAACGAATTGAAGCGATTGATATTAGCTGTATCACGGATAGTAGCCAGTTGATGCAATTAATTGAAGATCATCATTGGACCGTTTTTCCACGTTTGATTGAAACCGAACGTCCTGATAAGGTAACGGCCGCTGTTGTACATGGTGCGATTGCCATTATGGTCGATAATACACCATTTCAAATCATTGCCCCCTCTTATTTTCCAATGATGTTTCAAACAGCCGATGATTACTATAATCGTCCGGTTATTGCAACATTTGAACGGTTACTTCGTTACTTAGCGTTTATGATTGTTATTTTGATTCCAGGTCTTTATATCGCGATTTCAACGTATCATCAAGAAATGATTCCAACCGTTTTACTGGTGACGATTATCGATCAACGGAGTGCCAATCCATTCCCTACCATTGTTGAAACGTTAATCATTATGACCTTATTTGAAATTTTACGGGAAGCTTCCGTTCGTAAACCAAAAGCCATTGGGGATTCGATGACCATTGTGGGTTCATTAATTATCGGACAAACGTTAGTTCAAGCAGGACTTGTTTCCTCGATGGTGATTATTATTGGTTCATTAACGGCTATTTCTTCTTTTATTTTATCAAATATTCGTTTAAATAATGCGGTTCGAATTTTAAGCTTTGTGTTCATGTTACTCGGTGCAGCATTTGGTTTATATGGGATTACCCTTGGATTCCTTGCTCTGATTCTGCATTTATGTAGTCTAACGACCTTTAATCAACCTTTTATGGCACCGATTGCGCCTTTTAATTTACATGATCAAGAAGATCAATTTATTCGTTTACCGCTTTCTTGGATGAAATATAGACCGAAAATTTTTAACTCTCCAGATCGTGTCCAACACAATCTAGAAAATCCAAAACGAGAAGAGGAGGTATAA
- a CDS encoding ClC family H(+)/Cl(-) exchange transporter has translation MNDRISIRGLITQFDHLKLKLAMQGILVGIASGFMVVFYRMILEKAEHIRQLITLNQPLWMIGGWFILLVLAALFVGRLMIKDPMICGSGIPQVEGVLANKLHMNPVSVLIRKFIGGTLCIGAGLSVGREGPSIQLGAATAQWISRLFKRPNIEEKYLITSGASAGLAAAFNAPLAGVMFSLEEVHKHFSPLILVSAMSASLTADFISKHFFGLKPVFQFNRLETIPLTSYGLIVILGIITGLCGVFYNKITEKTLDTYDSMTWLKKQYRPLIPFLMAGVLLFVLPEVLGGGHSLVESLTEGNFTIAFILILLMSKFIFSMISFGSSVPGGIFFPLLVLGALTGALFGNVLSAYFRIDEQFIQNFIILAMAGYFTAIVRAPMTGIILITEMTGSFSHLLSLSLISLISYTVAELFRSEPIYETLLHRILKGSQTDSNDALCETKTLLEVPIFFDSFIDGKCVKDLALPENCLLVSVKRGNEEIIPRGNTLLHSGDILIVLVSESVAGTIRDDLLTYCDSTHIKTA, from the coding sequence ATGAATGATAGAATTTCGATAAGGGGGCTCATCACGCAGTTTGACCATTTAAAATTAAAACTAGCTATGCAAGGCATTTTAGTTGGGATAGCTTCGGGATTCATGGTTGTTTTTTATCGAATGATCTTAGAAAAAGCTGAGCATATTAGACAGCTCATCACCTTAAATCAACCATTATGGATGATTGGAGGATGGTTTATTTTATTAGTTCTCGCTGCCCTTTTCGTGGGACGGCTCATGATTAAAGATCCCATGATTTGCGGGTCTGGAATTCCACAAGTGGAAGGGGTGCTTGCTAATAAACTGCATATGAATCCAGTGTCTGTATTAATTCGTAAATTTATCGGTGGAACCCTTTGTATAGGAGCCGGGTTATCTGTTGGAAGGGAGGGGCCTTCTATTCAACTCGGAGCTGCAACTGCACAGTGGATTAGCCGCCTATTTAAACGCCCAAATATCGAGGAAAAATACCTGATCACAAGTGGTGCTAGTGCAGGACTTGCTGCCGCTTTTAATGCCCCTCTTGCGGGTGTCATGTTTTCACTAGAAGAAGTTCACAAACATTTCTCACCACTCATTCTAGTGTCCGCCATGTCTGCATCACTAACCGCTGACTTTATTTCTAAACACTTTTTTGGATTAAAACCTGTCTTTCAGTTTAATCGACTTGAAACCATTCCACTGACATCTTATGGACTTATCGTTATTCTTGGAATCATAACCGGCTTATGTGGGGTCTTTTATAATAAAATAACGGAAAAAACATTAGATACTTACGACTCTATGACGTGGCTAAAAAAACAATATCGCCCTCTCATTCCCTTTTTAATGGCCGGCGTTTTACTGTTTGTGTTGCCTGAAGTTTTAGGAGGGGGGCACTCACTGGTTGAAAGTTTGACGGAAGGAAATTTTACAATTGCCTTTATTTTGATTTTGTTGATGAGTAAGTTTATTTTTTCAATGATTAGCTTTGGCTCTTCAGTACCAGGAGGCATCTTCTTCCCATTACTCGTGCTCGGAGCTTTAACTGGTGCGCTTTTTGGAAATGTCTTATCTGCTTATTTTAGAATCGATGAACAGTTTATTCAAAACTTTATCATTCTCGCGATGGCCGGTTATTTTACAGCGATTGTCAGAGCCCCTATGACTGGGATTATTTTAATTACTGAGATGACTGGCTCATTTTCACATTTACTGTCACTGTCTTTAATCTCACTCATTTCTTATACAGTAGCTGAATTATTTAGAAGTGAGCCTATTTATGAAACACTTCTGCATCGTATTTTAAAAGGCAGCCAAACAGATTCAAATGATGCCCTGTGTGAAACCAAAACCTTGCTCGAAGTCCCTATTTTCTTCGATTCTTTTATTGATGGCAAATGTGTGAAGGATTTGGCGTTGCCTGAAAATTGTTTGCTAGTCAGTGTGAAGCGAGGAAATGAGGAGATTATTCCAAGGGGAAATACGCTGCTTCATTCTGGCGATATTTTAATTGTCTTGGTAAGTGAATCGGTAGCAGGAACGATTAGAGATGACCTTCTCACCTACTGTGATTCCACTCATATTAAAACGGCGTGA